CCGCCGAGATCGGGAACACCTGGCTGTCCCCGCACGCCCAGGGCACCGGCATCAACACCGAGGCCAAGCTGCTCATGCTGCGCCACGCCTTCGAGGAGTGGCGCGTGCAGCGGATCTCGCTGCGCGCCGACGCCCGGAACCTGCGCTCGCGCGCCGCGATCGAGCGGCTCGGCGCGACCTGCGAGGGCGTGCGCCGGGCCCACTCCCGCGGCCTCGACGGGGTCGTCCGGTCGACCGCCTTCTACTCGATCCTCGACGAGGAGTGGCCGGCCGTCCGCGACATCGTCGAACTGCGGATCGCGGCCGCCACCTCGCCCAGCGCCCCGGACCCGGCCCACACCCAGGAGTGCCTCAGACACGGCGCACCGCTGATCCACGCGTGACGCCGGGGCGCGCGCGGTAGCCGCCGGCCGCACAGGCGGCGGGTGCCGACGCGCACGGCGCGCGACCGGGCAGGGGAGGCCGCGCTCGCGGTCCTCCCCTGCCCGTTCCCTCCCCGCCGCGGTCAGGCGGTCTCGGTGGGAAGACCTGCCTCCACCCAGTCCTGGATGCCCTCGCGGTACTTGCGGACGTCGGTGTACCCGAGGGCGGTGAGCCGGTCGGCGACCTGCCCGCTGTTGGGGCACGCCGGGTTGGAGCAGTAGGTGACGACGGCGGCCCCGCGGTCGGGGAGCAGGGCGGCGGCCAGGGCATCGACCTCGGCCGGGGTCAGGGCCAGCGCGCCGGGCAGATGCTGCTGGGCGTAGTACGCGCCGCCGAGGGTGTCGACGACGGTCACCGTGCCCGCCCCGATCGCCGCCGCCAGCTCGTCGCGGGTGATGAGTGCGGTCATGCCAGTGCCTCCCAAAGAATCGGACTACAGTCCTCTTATGACTCAGGACAATAGCGGACCGCAGTCCGTTTATCCAGTGCCCCTGGAGCTGCTGCGGACGCCGCCGCCCAAGGAGCGCGCGGACGCGGCCCGCAACCGGATCGCCGTCCTGGAGGCGGCCGCCGGGCTGTTCGCCGAACAGGGCGTCGAGGCGGTGTCCATGGACCAGGTGGCCGCGGCCGCCGGTGTCGGCAAGGGGACGCTGTTCCGCCGGTTCGGCGACAAGGCAGGGCTCGCGGCCGCCCTGCTGGACGCCCGCGAGCGGGTGCTCCAGGAGGCGATCCTGCACGGGCCGCCCCCGCTCGGCCCCGGGGCACCCGCCGAGGAGCGGCTCGCCGCGTTCCTCGACGCCTACTTCGACTACCTGCTCGAACATCTGACGCTGGTGCGGATGTCGGAGACCGCCACCACGGGCGCCCGGTACCGGATCGGCGCCTACCGGTTCTGGCACCGCCACACGGCGATCCTGCTGGACACCGCGCCCGACCCCGACCAGGCCGCCCACGCCCTGCTCGCGGCGCTGGCCGCCGACCACGTCGCCGCACTCCTGCCGGAACTCGGCGAGCAGCGGATGCGCGCCGGCCTGCTCCGCCTGGCCCGCGCGGCCCGGTGACGGCCTCGCCGGCGGGCCGGGCCCGGCGGGATCAGAGGGCGCGGAGGAGGTCCCCGGTCGGGAGGTCCGGCGTGCCGCCGCAGCGTCCCGGGTGGGCCTCGCGCACGGCCGAGACCGGCCGTCTGGCACCGTGCCGACGGGCCTCGACCGTTACCTCCAGCAGCCTGTGCCCGGTGGCCCGGTGGTGCACGTAGAGGACTCCCTCGGCGGTGCAGCACAGCCAGTGGTCGACGGCGGCCCGGCCGTCGGCCGCCCCCGGCCGACTCCCCGGCCGGAGCGGATCCGCTGCCAGTCCTCCGCCGACCACACCAGGTCCGGGACGTCGGTGGGGCGGGGCAGTCGGATCGGATCCGACCCGAGGAACGGCTGCCGGGCCGGATCGGCAACGCCGCCCGGCTCCGGGACCGCCCAGTCCGGCAGCGGTTCCCGGGCGGCGAGCCAGGAACCCGGGACGCCGGCCGTCCCGGTGCGGGCGGCGACGATGCCGCCCACGATCGCCGCGGTGGTGTCCACGTCGCCGCCTGCGGTGACGGTGTCCCAGATCGCCCGCGGGAAGTCGCCGAGGTTGCGGGCCGCGGCCCAGAGCGCGAACG
The Kitasatospora paranensis genome window above contains:
- a CDS encoding GNAT family protein, which gives rise to MPVPVTLIGRTVRLEPLAEHHAAALAAAGAEDRTTYAFTPVPHGLEAARDYIARALADQAAGRSLPFATVSTRDDRVVGSTRFLELDYWQGPLVWPPVPGVPFGDPREAVPDAAEIGNTWLSPHAQGTGINTEAKLLMLRHAFEEWRVQRISLRADARNLRSRAAIERLGATCEGVRRAHSRGLDGVVRSTAFYSILDEEWPAVRDIVELRIAAATSPSAPDPAHTQECLRHGAPLIHA
- a CDS encoding rhodanese-like domain-containing protein; protein product: MTALITRDELAAAIGAGTVTVVDTLGGAYYAQQHLPGALALTPAEVDALAAALLPDRGAAVVTYCSNPACPNSGQVADRLTALGYTDVRKYREGIQDWVEAGLPTETA
- a CDS encoding helix-turn-helix domain-containing protein, yielding MTQDNSGPQSVYPVPLELLRTPPPKERADAARNRIAVLEAAAGLFAEQGVEAVSMDQVAAAAGVGKGTLFRRFGDKAGLAAALLDARERVLQEAILHGPPPLGPGAPAEERLAAFLDAYFDYLLEHLTLVRMSETATTGARYRIGAYRFWHRHTAILLDTAPDPDQAAHALLAALAADHVAALLPELGEQRMRAGLLRLARAAR